The Paenibacillus sp. RUD330 genome has a segment encoding these proteins:
- the spoIIIAG gene encoding stage III sporulation protein AG, with translation MVGKWLEKLEQLAGGGPAGPGRVKALRWLLLLGCIGAALMIAGSLLDFRQVGTTGTHQGADPPAPGSGGDQSAFIGKTSPDGTDFSSIEQPLENRLKEILEQIVGVGTVKVLVTVDSTEEMVWGVDPNNSQSVTDESDKNGGKRHMTQVTSSGKIVMYEVSGEQKPVVTKIIKPKIRGVLVVANGAENAAVRRIMTEAVEKGMDVPLSAISIVPRKTG, from the coding sequence ATGGTGGGCAAATGGCTGGAAAAGCTGGAGCAGCTGGCCGGAGGCGGTCCCGCAGGGCCGGGCCGCGTCAAGGCGCTGAGATGGCTTCTGCTTCTGGGATGCATCGGAGCGGCGCTCATGATTGCCGGCAGTCTGCTGGATTTCCGCCAGGTCGGCACGACCGGCACCCATCAGGGAGCCGATCCGCCAGCTCCCGGCTCCGGCGGCGACCAGAGCGCCTTCATCGGCAAGACGTCCCCTGACGGAACGGACTTCTCCAGCATCGAGCAGCCTCTGGAGAACCGGCTGAAGGAGATATTGGAGCAGATTGTCGGCGTCGGAACCGTGAAAGTGCTCGTCACCGTCGATTCGACGGAAGAGATGGTGTGGGGCGTGGATCCGAACAACTCCCAGTCGGTGACGGATGAGAGCGACAAGAACGGCGGCAAGCGCCACATGACCCAGGTGACGAGCAGCGGCAAGATCGTCATGTATGAAGTGTCCGGAGAGCAGAAGCCGGTCGTGACCAAAATCATCAAGCCGAAAATCCGCGGAGTGCTGGTCGTCGCCAACGGGGCGGAAAATGCAGCCGTGAGGCGGATCATGACCGAGGCGGTGGAGAAGGGGATGGATGTTCCCCTCTCGGCTATATCGATCGTCCCGCGCAAGACGGGCTGA
- the spoIIIAF gene encoding stage III sporulation protein AF: MLGWFSSWLKDVISVILLAAIVDLLLPNKSMQRYARLVTGLIVLLVILTPLLKLAQGDIQGQLSESIKDWDREVQDSNVKMPSLDDILRKAEETSGRSRQQAAELARTKLESEVKAAVEQQTGLGVASVAATVSWDGSGNGTVSGVVVTLAAAGGNPSSSPADNGKAAGAGEVAPVDIRVDPLRVQAGDASSGGVSSEAAMAPLEQQPGAEDGGTMLSGEGTEAGSGSPTEAPAQAAAEIRRLVAAGWGLQDRQIQVWAETE, translated from the coding sequence ATGCTGGGCTGGTTCAGCTCCTGGCTCAAGGATGTCATTTCCGTCATTCTGCTCGCCGCCATCGTGGACCTGCTGCTTCCGAACAAGTCCATGCAGCGTTACGCGAGGCTTGTAACCGGCCTGATCGTCCTGCTCGTCATTCTGACTCCTCTATTGAAGCTGGCGCAGGGAGACATCCAGGGGCAGCTCAGCGAGAGCATCAAGGATTGGGACCGCGAAGTGCAGGACTCCAACGTCAAGATGCCTTCTCTGGACGATATCCTGCGGAAGGCCGAAGAGACATCGGGCCGCTCCAGACAGCAGGCGGCGGAGCTGGCGCGGACGAAGCTCGAATCCGAGGTGAAGGCGGCTGTCGAGCAGCAGACCGGGCTCGGCGTCGCTTCGGTGGCTGCCACGGTGTCTTGGGATGGGAGCGGCAACGGAACGGTGTCCGGCGTCGTCGTCACGCTGGCGGCAGCGGGCGGGAATCCATCGTCGTCTCCAGCGGACAACGGCAAGGCTGCGGGAGCGGGCGAAGTCGCTCCGGTGGACATCAGGGTGGATCCCCTCCGCGTTCAAGCCGGGGATGCCTCCTCCGGCGGCGTCTCCTCGGAAGCGGCTATGGCTCCCTTGGAGCAGCAGCCGGGCGCTGAAGATGGCGGCACGATGCTTTCCGGGGAAGGAACAGAGGCTGGAAGCGGCAGTCCAACCGAAGCCCCGGCTCAGGCCGCTGCCGAGATCAGGAGACTGGTCGCGGCCGGCTGGGGATTGCAAGACCGGCAGATTCAAGTATGGGCGGAGACGGAATGA
- a CDS encoding SpoIIIAH-like family protein, whose translation MNSKRQTVWLVSMLSLMVILSAYYLFTDNSGQSALKDTAQTQGAASGATEVSGAAGVEVQDVVVTPGDEAPAADSAGKTDAGAAADGVKDSGSKEGTDAAGQKTDGQTKASEAKDGAKETSADAGISPEDQAVLQQFEAGSAAGQFTQLSEKSQDKVSKLYDGIMKKVNDPNQTADGSAKALAELDQFESRQDKIESLRKDLGASFKNVVIDENDGAVTVVVQSEKLQRSEAASIIAKVSTSLNVSAGSVLVKYLP comes from the coding sequence ATGAATTCGAAACGTCAAACGGTATGGCTCGTATCCATGCTCAGCCTGATGGTCATTCTCTCCGCTTACTATCTGTTCACGGACAATTCGGGACAGAGCGCCCTCAAGGACACGGCGCAAACGCAAGGAGCGGCTTCCGGCGCGACGGAAGTATCCGGCGCCGCAGGCGTTGAGGTGCAGGATGTGGTCGTCACGCCAGGAGATGAAGCTCCGGCTGCCGATTCCGCAGGCAAAACGGATGCAGGCGCGGCTGCGGACGGCGTCAAGGATTCCGGCAGCAAGGAAGGCACGGATGCGGCAGGACAAAAAACGGATGGACAGACGAAAGCATCCGAGGCGAAGGACGGAGCGAAGGAAACTTCTGCGGATGCGGGCATCAGCCCCGAGGACCAAGCGGTTCTCCAGCAATTCGAAGCGGGATCGGCCGCCGGCCAGTTCACCCAGCTGAGCGAAAAAAGCCAGGATAAAGTGAGCAAGCTGTATGACGGCATCATGAAAAAAGTAAACGATCCGAACCAGACGGCGGACGGCTCCGCCAAGGCGCTGGCCGAGCTCGACCAGTTCGAGAGCCGCCAGGACAAGATCGAGAGCCTGCGCAAGGATCTCGGAGCGAGCTTCAAAAACGTCGTCATCGACGAGAACGACGGAGCGGTGACGGTCGTTGTCCAAAGCGAGAAGCTGCAAAGAAGCGAGGCGGCCTCCATCATAGCGAAAGTGAGCACTTCGCTCAATGTCAGCGCGGGCAGCGTGCTCGTGAAGTACCTCCCATGA